One segment of Candidatus Babeliales bacterium DNA contains the following:
- the prfA gene encoding peptide chain release factor 1 → MAIDWIELKDRFNSINQQLVAPALEVAKRSELQKEAARLSELLEHKQTLEHLDAVITQTTQELESISDPELEALYQEELEALQVKQAKCQAELDDILYPPDDRDNRSVFLEIRAGTGGAEAALFAADLTKMYTTYALEKGWQVSLVDTSQTDLGGIREAVLHIQGKKVFGHLKREAGVHRVQRVPKTETSGRVHTSTATVAVLPEAKEVDISINPQDLRIDTYRASGAGGQHVNKTDSAVRITHIPTGVVVACQEERSQHKNKAKAMKMLQSRLFAVQQEKHEAQVSKERKEMVGTGMRSEKVRTYNFPQNRVTDHQVNVTLKKLDMVMQGELDEIIEALMAFDREERRKKATI, encoded by the coding sequence ATGGCAATTGATTGGATAGAATTAAAAGATCGATTTAATTCGATAAATCAACAATTGGTAGCACCGGCACTTGAAGTAGCAAAGCGATCTGAGTTGCAAAAAGAGGCAGCGCGTTTATCTGAATTGCTTGAGCATAAACAAACTTTGGAACATTTAGATGCCGTTATTACGCAAACTACTCAAGAATTAGAATCAATAAGTGATCCTGAATTAGAAGCATTGTATCAAGAAGAACTTGAAGCATTGCAAGTAAAACAAGCAAAATGCCAAGCGGAACTTGATGATATTTTGTATCCGCCTGATGATCGCGATAACCGCTCAGTTTTTTTAGAAATTCGGGCTGGTACTGGTGGTGCAGAAGCGGCTTTATTTGCGGCTGATTTAACTAAAATGTATACAACTTATGCATTAGAAAAAGGTTGGCAAGTTTCTTTGGTGGATACGAGCCAGACCGATTTGGGTGGTATTCGAGAAGCAGTTCTCCATATTCAAGGAAAAAAAGTTTTTGGCCATCTCAAAAGAGAGGCTGGTGTGCATCGGGTACAAAGAGTACCTAAAACAGAAACTTCTGGCCGTGTTCATACATCAACTGCTACAGTAGCCGTATTGCCTGAAGCAAAAGAAGTTGATATTTCAATTAATCCTCAAGATTTACGTATTGATACTTATCGTGCCAGTGGTGCGGGCGGACAGCATGTTAATAAAACTGATTCTGCTGTACGAATTACTCATATTCCAACTGGAGTAGTGGTTGCCTGCCAAGAAGAACGTTCTCAGCATAAAAATAAAGCAAAAGCGATGAAGATGTTACAATCTCGTCTTTTTGCTGTCCAGCAAGAAAAACACGAAGCGCAAGTAAGTAAAGAACGTAAAGAAATGGTTGGTACCGGTATGCGATCAGAAAAAGTGCGTACATATAATTTTCCTCAAAATCGAGTTACTGATCATCAAGTTAATGTGACGCTTAAAAAACTTGATATGGTAATGCAAGGTGAGCTTGATGAAATTATTGAAGCGCTTATGGCTTTTGATCGTGAAGAACGTAGGAAGAAAGCAACAATTTAA
- a CDS encoding YbhB/YbcL family Raf kinase inhibitor-like protein has protein sequence MKKIFLVILGVVIIGCGYHYVKTTNQKNEGNKNMKLFSPAFENNQSIPKTFTCEGKNISPELKWEGVPSDAKSLALIVDDPDAPNKTWVHWVVYNLPAHITKLDEGMAIAQLGGKEGNTDFGKPGFGGPCPPKGHGKHRYFFKLYALDTILDLPKNISKQDLEKSMEGHILAKSELVGLYERS, from the coding sequence ATGAAAAAAATATTTTTGGTCATATTAGGTGTTGTGATAATCGGATGCGGTTATCATTATGTAAAAACTACTAATCAAAAAAATGAGGGGAATAAAAATATGAAACTTTTTAGTCCGGCATTTGAAAATAATCAATCAATTCCTAAAACATTTACTTGTGAAGGAAAAAATATTTCGCCAGAACTCAAATGGGAAGGAGTTCCATCAGATGCCAAAAGTTTGGCGTTAATTGTTGATGATCCCGATGCACCAAATAAAACATGGGTTCATTGGGTTGTGTATAATTTACCGGCTCATATAACTAAATTAGATGAAGGAATGGCAATTGCGCAACTTGGTGGTAAAGAAGGAAATACTGATTTTGGTAAGCCAGGTTTTGGTGGCCCATGTCCACCAAAAGGGCATGGTAAGCATCGTTATTTTTTTAAATTATATGCGCTTGATACTATTTTGGATTTACCAAAAAATATTTCAAAACAAGATTTAGAGAAAAGCATGGAAGGACATATTTTAGCAAAAAGTGAACTTGTCGGATTATATGAACGTTCTTAA
- a CDS encoding branched-chain amino acid transport system II carrier protein: MKRFFNSEIITTGLAIFSMFFGAGNLMYPIRVGSSAGDANPWAIAGFLITATLFPLIGLIAIILFQGDYARFFYRLGKIPGFFLILFCLSIAGPLIAMPRIVALSYTVIAPFFPGLSLFFFSIIFLFCTFLATYKESKIVDLLGYVISPLLLISLVIIIIKGYFSPSLGVTTTTQAPLEMFWKNFIYGYETLDLLGGIFFSSIVITILQKNFATLGSSDFKKLALMSLKSGIIGVSLLGLVYLGLSYLGVYFGHGLEHINEGELFSAVSFRILGPHGAAIIALAVLMACFSTIIALTAINSEFINKQIFKGKIGYINSIIIVLLLTLIPSNLGLGPILEFSRPIITIAYPALIVLTLVNIAYKLFNFKLVKIPVAITLIISCIAYFI; encoded by the coding sequence ATGAAACGTTTTTTTAATTCAGAGATTATCACAACTGGTTTAGCTATTTTTTCTATGTTTTTTGGCGCTGGAAATCTAATGTATCCGATTAGAGTTGGTTCAAGTGCTGGTGACGCAAATCCATGGGCAATTGCCGGTTTTTTAATTACGGCAACTTTATTTCCACTCATTGGGCTTATTGCTATCATTCTTTTTCAGGGAGATTACGCGCGATTTTTTTATCGACTAGGAAAAATTCCAGGATTTTTTCTCATTTTATTTTGCCTAAGTATTGCTGGCCCTTTGATTGCGATGCCACGCATTGTTGCTCTTTCTTATACCGTTATTGCCCCATTTTTTCCTGGCTTATCATTATTTTTTTTCAGCATCATCTTTTTATTTTGCACTTTTTTAGCAACATATAAAGAAAGTAAAATTGTTGATTTGCTTGGTTATGTAATAAGTCCTTTATTATTAATATCTTTAGTTATTATTATTATAAAGGGATATTTTTCTCCTTCTTTAGGAGTAACTACCACAACGCAAGCACCATTAGAAATGTTTTGGAAAAACTTCATTTATGGCTATGAAACTTTAGATTTACTCGGTGGTATTTTCTTTTCATCTATTGTTATTACTATCTTGCAAAAAAACTTTGCAACCTTAGGTTCTTCAGATTTTAAAAAACTTGCACTAATGAGCTTAAAATCAGGCATTATTGGCGTATCTTTGCTTGGTTTAGTTTACCTTGGATTAAGCTACTTGGGTGTATATTTTGGCCATGGGTTAGAACATATTAACGAAGGTGAATTATTCAGTGCTGTTTCATTTCGTATTCTTGGTCCTCATGGTGCCGCAATTATTGCATTGGCTGTATTAATGGCTTGCTTTTCCACCATTATAGCGTTAACTGCTATTAATTCAGAATTTATTAATAAGCAAATTTTTAAAGGTAAAATAGGCTATATCAATTCAATAATCATTGTATTACTATTGACACTTATTCCATCGAATTTAGGGCTTGGTCCAATTTTGGAATTTTCTCGGCCCATTATAACAATCGCATATCCAGCTTTAATTGTTTTGACATTAGTAAATATCGCTTATAAACTATTTAACTTTAAACTGGTTAAAATTCCAGTAGCGATTACACTTATTATTTCATGCATAGCATATTTTATTTAG
- the asd gene encoding archaetidylserine decarboxylase (Phosphatidylserine decarboxylase is synthesized as a single chain precursor. Generation of the pyruvoyl active site from a Ser is coupled to cleavage of a Gly-Ser bond between the larger (beta) and smaller (alpha chains). It is an integral membrane protein.): protein MNILKLIIIFLLLPLAIWASPQKEASEQLNQFLPFLYTTTIGSAIRSVIIKPWFSNVAGWYADSRLSKIHIPSFIKKYSINMHETVKPNYKKYNSFNDFFTRKLNPKARPINSEQNSIVSPADGQIYIVQNIQQKTKFPVKGKQFDLIAFLKNKELAQQFYGGTLAVIYLAPWDYHRFHFPFNAIPSHAQSITGKFESVSPFVFSFLQPLQENERQLIMLKTTNNKDIAFVAVGALCVGRITQTYTPFKQYKKGEEAGYFSFGGSTVVLLFPPSTIKINDAIPLQTFAPIKMGKKIGSMID, encoded by the coding sequence ATGAATATATTAAAATTAATCATAATCTTTTTATTATTGCCTCTTGCTATATGGGCAAGCCCTCAAAAGGAAGCTTCAGAGCAACTGAATCAATTCTTACCCTTCCTTTATACAACTACTATCGGCTCTGCGATACGCTCAGTTATTATAAAGCCATGGTTTTCTAATGTTGCAGGATGGTATGCGGATAGCAGATTAAGCAAAATACATATTCCATCATTTATTAAAAAATACTCTATTAATATGCACGAAACAGTAAAGCCTAATTATAAAAAATATAACTCATTCAATGATTTTTTTACCCGTAAACTAAACCCAAAAGCACGGCCAATAAACTCTGAACAAAATTCGATAGTCTCTCCTGCTGATGGACAGATTTACATTGTGCAAAATATTCAACAAAAAACAAAATTTCCGGTAAAAGGAAAACAATTTGACTTAATAGCTTTTTTAAAAAATAAAGAACTCGCTCAACAATTCTATGGTGGCACACTGGCTGTTATTTATTTGGCACCATGGGATTATCATCGCTTTCATTTTCCTTTTAATGCTATTCCTTCTCATGCTCAATCAATCACTGGTAAATTTGAATCAGTCAGTCCATTTGTTTTTTCTTTTTTACAGCCATTACAAGAAAATGAACGTCAACTTATAATGTTAAAAACAACTAACAATAAAGATATTGCATTTGTTGCCGTCGGGGCATTGTGTGTAGGAAGAATTACGCAAACATATACGCCTTTTAAGCAATATAAAAAAGGTGAAGAAGCTGGGTATTTTTCATTTGGTGGTTCAACCGTTGTATTACTTTTCCCGCCTAGTACTATCAAAATTAATGATGCAATACCATTGCAAACATTTGCTCCAATCAAAATGGGCAAAAAAATTGGTTCCATGATTGATTAA
- the ppsA gene encoding phosphoenolpyruvate synthase, with amino-acid sequence MRYIRRFKNLSMKDVPSVGGKNAALGEMIAQLSTKGIRVPLGFAVTADAYWYFLSYNKIFESMKTAMARLTDKNDLVVLREVGKEIRTLIENGEMPEDLAQEIIKAYHELSQDYNQENVDVAVRSSATAEDLPEASFAGQQDTFLNIKGTKNLLEACKKSMASLFTNRAIIYREEKGFDHFKVALSVGVQKMIRSDLASAGVIFTLDTETGFKDIVMINSAFGLGEVVVKGKVNPDEFRVFKPTLKEGFRPIIKKHLGDKPIKLIYAEDPYHEVTEVTTGNKEYNNFSLTDDEIIELAQASVIIEDHYSEKKGGWLPMDIEWAKDGIDKKLYILQARPETVHAPQEKSNFLLRFSFKNVTQDELKAKLLVQGQSIGESIATGVARVAQNINDLTIFDKGDILITTMTDPDWVPIMKKAAAIITDRGGRTSHAAIVSRELGIPAVVGTDRATSKISEEQKITVDCSRGTTGYVYDGQYEIEKEKIDIAQLPQLQTNIFVNIADPDRAIPISFLPVDGVGLARIEFIISNQIKIHPMVAVKPEAIEDEVILKEVAIISRAYPNARTFFIDTLAQGIGSIAAAFYPRPVIVRLSDFKTNEYRNLIGGKYFEPKEENPMLGLRGASRYYNELYEPAFALECEALKKVRNQMGFTNVFIMIPFIRTVHEAKKVIDIIAKNGLKRHENELQLYMMCEIPSNVIIIDEFAKLFDGISIGSNDLTQMTLAVDRDSDLLAPLFDERDEAVKQIMKLAVEGAKRNNIRSGICGQAPSDYPEIGDFLIKIGIDSISLNPDSVLPFLMRFKKQN; translated from the coding sequence ATGCGTTATATTCGGCGATTCAAAAATCTTTCAATGAAAGATGTTCCTTCTGTTGGTGGAAAAAATGCGGCATTAGGAGAAATGATTGCGCAATTAAGCACAAAAGGTATTCGTGTACCATTAGGTTTTGCGGTGACTGCTGATGCTTATTGGTATTTTCTTTCTTATAATAAAATTTTTGAGTCAATGAAAACAGCAATGGCGCGTTTGACTGATAAAAATGATCTTGTCGTATTAAGAGAAGTCGGCAAAGAAATACGTACGCTGATTGAAAATGGTGAAATGCCAGAAGATTTAGCGCAAGAAATTATCAAAGCTTATCATGAACTTTCGCAAGATTATAATCAAGAAAATGTTGATGTTGCGGTACGTTCTTCAGCAACTGCAGAAGATTTGCCAGAAGCATCATTTGCCGGGCAGCAAGATACCTTTTTAAATATAAAAGGAACAAAAAATTTACTAGAAGCGTGCAAAAAAAGCATGGCATCTTTATTTACCAATCGAGCCATTATTTATCGAGAAGAAAAAGGATTTGATCATTTTAAAGTTGCCTTATCAGTAGGTGTGCAAAAAATGATACGTTCAGATTTAGCAAGTGCTGGCGTTATCTTTACGCTTGATACGGAAACTGGATTTAAAGATATAGTAATGATCAATTCTGCATTTGGACTTGGTGAAGTAGTGGTGAAGGGAAAAGTAAATCCTGATGAATTTCGTGTATTTAAGCCAACTTTGAAAGAAGGTTTTCGACCAATTATAAAAAAACATTTGGGCGATAAACCAATTAAATTAATTTATGCCGAAGATCCTTACCATGAAGTTACTGAAGTGACTACGGGTAATAAAGAATATAATAATTTTTCATTAACTGATGATGAAATTATTGAACTTGCACAAGCATCGGTTATCATTGAAGATCATTATTCAGAAAAAAAAGGTGGTTGGCTGCCCATGGATATCGAATGGGCAAAAGATGGTATTGATAAAAAATTATATATTCTGCAAGCTCGGCCAGAAACAGTACATGCACCGCAAGAAAAATCCAATTTTTTACTGCGCTTTTCATTTAAAAATGTTACGCAAGATGAGCTTAAAGCTAAACTATTAGTTCAAGGACAAAGCATCGGAGAAAGTATTGCTACCGGTGTTGCACGCGTAGCGCAAAATATAAATGATTTAACCATATTTGATAAAGGCGATATTTTAATAACGACGATGACAGATCCAGATTGGGTACCAATCATGAAAAAAGCGGCCGCTATTATTACTGATCGTGGTGGGCGCACGAGTCATGCGGCAATTGTGAGTCGTGAGCTTGGCATTCCGGCAGTGGTTGGAACTGATAGGGCAACATCAAAAATATCGGAAGAACAAAAAATTACGGTTGATTGTAGTCGTGGCACTACTGGATATGTCTATGATGGACAATATGAAATTGAAAAAGAAAAAATTGATATTGCTCAACTACCACAATTGCAAACCAATATTTTTGTAAATATTGCTGATCCTGATCGAGCAATTCCTATTTCATTTTTGCCAGTGGATGGTGTTGGTTTGGCGCGTATTGAATTTATTATTAGTAATCAAATTAAAATACATCCGATGGTAGCAGTAAAGCCAGAAGCAATAGAAGATGAGGTAATTCTTAAAGAAGTTGCGATTATTTCACGCGCTTATCCTAACGCACGAACTTTTTTTATTGATACACTTGCACAAGGGATCGGTTCTATTGCGGCAGCATTTTATCCAAGACCGGTGATTGTACGGTTATCAGATTTTAAAACTAATGAATATCGTAATTTAATTGGCGGTAAATATTTTGAACCAAAAGAAGAAAATCCAATGTTAGGTTTGCGTGGTGCTTCTCGTTATTATAATGAATTATATGAACCGGCATTTGCTTTAGAATGTGAAGCTTTAAAAAAAGTACGTAATCAAATGGGTTTTACGAATGTTTTTATTATGATTCCATTTATAAGAACGGTGCATGAAGCAAAAAAAGTAATTGATATTATAGCAAAAAATGGCTTAAAGCGCCATGAAAATGAGTTGCAATTATATATGATGTGCGAAATTCCTTCAAATGTTATTATAATTGATGAATTTGCAAAATTATTTGATGGAATCTCAATAGGTTCAAATGATTTGACACAAATGACATTAGCAGTTGATCGCGATTCTGATTTATTAGCACCATTGTTTGATGAACGAGATGAAGCAGTCAAACAAATTATGAAGTTAGCTGTTGAAGGTGCTAAGCGCAATAATATTCGGAGTGGTATTTGTGGGCAAGCTCCTTCTGATTATCCCGAGATTGGTGATTTCCTCATCAAAATTGGTATTGATTCAATTTCTTTAAATCCTGATTCGGTTTTGCCCTTTTTAATGCGATTTAAAAAGCAAAATTAA
- a CDS encoding nucleoside transporter C-terminal domain-containing protein, translating into MTWYQYLLEYNRYCNLIGIFFILFIAILFSRKRAAINYKLIVNGLILQFVLAYLVLRTTIGHSIIAAVAEVVKKLYVCADQGASFLFGNLANANTPWGFIFAIKVLPIIIFFGALMALLFHWGIVQKCVYAVSLLVRPVLGTSGAETLCAIANSFLGQTEAPLLIRNYLKNMTRSELLVVMISGMGTISGAILAVFAAMGVPAEHLLSASVMAIPGTILIAKILYPETEETHTGTNVQIEYEGETKNIFDAISTGTTDGLYLALNVGAMLISFLSLLALVNLSLEQIAIYINAGLAYVAIPFQLPTLNLSIIFSYLFAPFGYLLGFTGTEALKAGELLGIKVTVNELVAYAQMLDMHLSERAISILTYALCGFSNFSCIGIQIGGIGALVPEKRQWLCEFGLLTVLGSSLSNLLSAMIAGLLL; encoded by the coding sequence ATGACATGGTATCAGTATTTATTGGAATATAATCGCTATTGTAATCTTATCGGAATTTTTTTCATCTTATTTATTGCAATATTATTTTCTCGCAAACGTGCTGCAATTAATTATAAACTTATTGTTAATGGATTAATTTTACAGTTTGTTTTAGCTTATCTTGTGCTTCGCACTACTATTGGCCATAGTATTATTGCCGCAGTTGCCGAAGTGGTGAAAAAATTATATGTCTGCGCTGATCAAGGAGCGTCGTTTTTATTTGGTAATTTAGCAAACGCTAATACACCGTGGGGCTTTATTTTTGCTATTAAGGTATTACCGATCATTATTTTTTTTGGTGCGCTGATGGCCTTGTTATTTCATTGGGGTATTGTACAAAAATGTGTATATGCTGTCAGTTTATTGGTGCGCCCTGTTTTAGGAACTTCTGGTGCAGAAACCTTATGTGCGATTGCAAATAGTTTTTTGGGTCAAACAGAAGCGCCATTATTAATTCGTAACTATTTAAAAAATATGACGCGTTCGGAATTATTGGTGGTAATGATTAGTGGTATGGGTACAATAAGCGGTGCAATTCTTGCAGTATTTGCAGCGATGGGTGTACCGGCCGAGCATCTTTTATCTGCAAGTGTTATGGCAATTCCCGGTACTATTTTGATTGCTAAAATTTTATATCCAGAAACTGAGGAGACACATACTGGTACGAATGTTCAGATTGAATATGAAGGAGAAACTAAAAATATTTTTGATGCAATTTCTACCGGTACCACTGATGGTTTATATTTAGCACTTAATGTTGGGGCGATGTTAATTTCATTTTTATCGCTTCTTGCGTTAGTAAATTTGAGTCTGGAACAAATTGCAATTTATATAAATGCTGGATTAGCTTATGTAGCGATTCCATTTCAATTACCGACATTAAATCTTTCTATCATTTTTTCTTATTTATTTGCGCCATTTGGTTATTTACTTGGTTTTACTGGTACGGAAGCATTGAAGGCCGGAGAATTATTAGGTATAAAAGTTACGGTGAACGAATTGGTAGCTTATGCACAAATGCTTGATATGCATTTATCAGAACGTGCTATATCAATACTTACCTATGCATTATGTGGGTTTTCGAATTTTTCTTGTATTGGAATTCAAATTGGCGGCATTGGAGCTTTAGTGCCAGAAAAACGGCAATGGTTATGCGAATTTGGTTTATTAACGGTACTTGGAAGTTCATTGTCTAATTTATTATCAGCAATGATTGCCGGTTTGTTGCTATAA
- a CDS encoding nucleoside deaminase encodes MFEQERWQESYMQLAIDKAKIGIANGQAPFGSCIVRDSQIIITEHNVVWATTDITAHAEIQAIRQACKILNSIDLSGCTIYSTTEPCPMCFTACHWANIDKIVFGTSIADAKQAGFSELTISNEQMQQLGGSNIEIIPDRMRNSCVELFTLWKDKNNKIY; translated from the coding sequence ATGTTTGAGCAAGAACGCTGGCAAGAATCTTATATGCAATTGGCAATCGATAAAGCAAAAATAGGAATCGCAAATGGACAAGCACCATTTGGTTCTTGTATTGTGCGTGATAGTCAAATTATTATTACTGAGCATAATGTTGTTTGGGCAACCACTGATATTACCGCACATGCTGAAATTCAGGCCATCCGCCAAGCATGTAAAATATTGAATTCTATCGATCTTTCTGGATGCACAATTTATTCCACTACTGAACCATGTCCAATGTGTTTTACTGCTTGCCATTGGGCTAATATTGATAAAATTGTATTTGGTACTTCAATTGCCGATGCAAAACAAGCAGGTTTTAGTGAATTGACTATATCAAATGAGCAAATGCAACAATTAGGTGGGAGTAATATTGAAATTATTCCCGATAGAATGCGTAATTCTTGTGTAGAACTTTTTACTTTGTGGAAAGATAAAAATAACAAAATTTATTAA
- the rpmE gene encoding 50S ribosomal protein L31, with protein MKQNIHPELFEVEARCTCGNTFKTRSTQEELKTTICYKCHPFFTGDQKFVDTAGRIEKFEKRYKKPAKAA; from the coding sequence ATGAAACAAAATATTCATCCAGAATTATTTGAGGTTGAAGCTCGTTGCACTTGTGGTAACACCTTCAAAACACGCTCTACTCAAGAAGAATTAAAAACAACCATCTGTTACAAATGTCATCCATTTTTTACAGGGGATCAAAAATTTGTTGATACTGCTGGGCGTATTGAAAAATTTGAAAAACGTTACAAAAAACCAGCAAAAGCCGCATAA